A genomic stretch from Sulfobacillus thermosulfidooxidans includes:
- a CDS encoding ABC transporter ATP-binding protein, which yields MSAVLQDQKANDILMEVRDLTKYFPITGGLFSRVVGQVKAVDGVSFDLRRGETLGLVGESGCGKTTTGRAVLRLIEPTSGTIKFEGRDITRLGKKEMRALRKEMQIIFQDPFGSLNPRMSVGEIIEEPLVIHHIGNRKEREERVRKLLEVVGLASYHKRRYPHEFSGGQRQRIGIARALALNPKLIVADEPVSALDVSIQSQILNLLEDLQKEFGLTYLFIAHGLNVIRHISDRVGVMYLGAMVEIATSEEIYHKPLHPYTEALFSAIPIPNPDIKRERIILQGDVPSPVNPPSGCRFHTRCPIAQEKCKVDRPILKESAPGHWVACHYR from the coding sequence ATGAGCGCCGTTTTACAAGATCAAAAGGCTAACGACATCTTGATGGAAGTACGGGATCTCACCAAGTATTTCCCTATTACGGGTGGATTGTTTTCCCGCGTTGTCGGGCAAGTTAAGGCCGTCGACGGGGTTAGCTTTGATTTGCGCCGGGGAGAAACCTTAGGATTGGTGGGTGAATCGGGCTGTGGAAAAACGACCACAGGTCGTGCCGTGTTGCGACTCATTGAACCCACCTCAGGCACCATAAAATTTGAGGGCCGAGATATCACGCGGCTCGGCAAAAAAGAAATGCGTGCCCTACGCAAAGAAATGCAAATCATTTTTCAAGATCCCTTTGGGTCCCTAAATCCTCGCATGTCTGTTGGGGAAATTATTGAAGAACCGTTAGTTATTCACCACATTGGCAACCGCAAGGAACGGGAAGAGCGTGTTCGGAAGTTGCTTGAGGTTGTGGGGTTGGCGTCCTATCACAAAAGACGGTATCCCCATGAATTTTCTGGCGGTCAGCGTCAGCGTATCGGGATCGCCAGAGCCTTGGCCTTGAATCCTAAATTAATCGTGGCTGATGAACCGGTATCGGCTTTGGATGTATCGATTCAGTCACAGATTTTGAATCTCCTTGAGGATTTGCAGAAGGAATTTGGCCTGACCTATTTATTTATTGCCCATGGGCTGAATGTTATCCGTCACATTTCAGATCGTGTGGGTGTGATGTATTTAGGCGCAATGGTCGAAATTGCAACCTCTGAAGAAATTTATCATAAACCGTTACATCCCTATACCGAAGCCTTATTCTCAGCTATACCTATTCCCAATCCGGATATCAAGCGGGAACGGATTATCTTACAAGGGGATGTGCCAAGCCCAGTCAATCCTCCTTCAGGATGCCGGTTTCACACGCGTTGCCCAATCGCTCAGGAAAAATGCAAAGTGGATCGTCCTATTCTTAAAGAGTCGGCTCCAGGTCACTGGGTGGCCTGCCATTATCGGTAA